The Anopheles coluzzii chromosome 2, AcolN3, whole genome shotgun sequence genome window below encodes:
- the LOC120949344 gene encoding probable serine/threonine-protein kinase DDB_G0280133 isoform X2 encodes MARLTEEMVIARSKQSDLAAIKKLNCWGSELSDVSIIRRMRGVEVLAFSVNRISTLADFENCINLQELYLRKNNLTDIDELVYLQNLPKLKFLWLEENPLVEHAGPGYRQIVLRALPNLKKLDNVDVSPEEVAEAMRAPVAQPQQRHEVYENPSPPPPVQHQQTSPQQQQQQQYRQQSPVIERSPPNRDCYSPPSQAQNSHASSHYNTNNHRGSYQQYDRSPGSDQDSPVSGYRERVPIAPSMSTHSMKEYYQSDYQRQNPPAHYRHSQMDLTEWDESSSAAHHQNNNNNGGQNSSNSHHQQQQQQQQQQQHHGQSNYQQNRRSIAGSTVNERELYQYRNGNGKGPESRDEWEDVDRRRNENRRSDSRFNDSASVISNALLNHFAGVHRRPVSRNSNLLSATLCLVKELDYPSLEVVEHAVRCRIDELAE; translated from the exons ATGGCGCGGCTTACGGAGGAAATGGTCATTGCACGGTCGAAGCAGTCCGATCTGGCCGCAATCAAGAAGCTGAACTGTTG GGGCAGCGAACTGAGCGACGTCTCCATCATCAGACGCATGCGTGGAGTGGAAGTGCTTGCCTTCAG TGTTAATCGAATCAGTACACTAGCGGATTTCGAAAACTGTATAAATCTACAGGAGTTGTACCTCAGGAAAAACAATCTGACCGACATCGACGAGCTGGTGTATCTGCAG aATCTTCCCAAACTGAAATTCCTTTGGCTGGAGGAGAACCCATTGGTCGAGCATGCCGGGCCGGGCTATCGGCAGATCGTGCTGCGCGCCCTGCCCAACCTCAAGAAGCTCGACAACGTAGACGTGTCGCCGGAGGAGGTGGCCGAAGCGATGCGGGCGCCGGTTGCCCAACCGCAACAGCGGCACGAGGTGTACGAGAATccttcaccgccaccgccggtgcagcatcagcaaacgtcgccacagcagcagcagcagcaacagtaccGTCAGCAGAGCCCCGTCATTGAG CGAAGCCCCCCGAACAGGGACTGCTATTCACCACCGTCCCAGGCACAGAATTCGCATGCTTCCTCGCACTACAACACGAACAATCACCGCGGTTCCTACCAGCAGTACGAT CGATCACCGGGCTCGGACCAGGACAGCCCGGTGTCGGGTTACCGAGAACGGGTCCCGATTGCACCCAGCATGTCAACGCACTCGATGAAG GAATACTATCAGTCGGATTATCAGCGCCAGAATCCTCCCGCCCACTACCGGCACAGCCAGATGGATCTAACCGAGTGGGACGAGTCTTCCTCGGCCGCACACCaccagaacaacaacaacaacggtggCCAGAATTCATCCAACAGtcatcatcagcaacagcagcaacagcagcagcagcagcaacatcacgGCCAGTCAAACTATCAGCAGAACCGTCGTAGCATCGCCGGAAGTACGGTGAACGAGCGGGAACTGTACCAGTACCGGAACGGCAATGGCAAGGGACCGGAATCGCGCGACGAATGGGAGGATGTTGATCGGCGAAGGAACGAAAACAG GAGATCCGACTCTCGGTTCAACGATAGTGCAAGTGTAATCTCCAACGCACTGCTGAATCACTTTGCCGGCGTTCATCGGAGGCCCGTCAGTAGG AACTCCAACCTACTGTCCGCCACCCTCTGCCTGGTGAAGGAGCTCGACTATCCGAGCCTCGAGGTGGTGGAGCACGCGGTACGATGTCGCATCGATGAGCTGGCCGAGTAG
- the LOC120949344 gene encoding uncharacterized protein F09G8.5 isoform X1, protein MARLTEEMVIARSKQSDLAAIKKLNCWGSELSDVSIIRRMRGVEVLAFSVNRISTLADFENCINLQELYLRKNNLTDIDELVYLQNLPKLKFLWLEENPLVEHAGPGYRQIVLRALPNLKKLDNVDVSPEEVAEAMRAPVAQPQQRHEVYENPSPPPPVQHQQTSPQQQQQQQYRQQSPVIEQMSPENTESECISDPADRASIPSSPLQRSPPNRDCYSPPSQAQNSHASSHYNTNNHRGSYQQYDRSPGSDQDSPVSGYRERVPIAPSMSTHSMKEYYQSDYQRQNPPAHYRHSQMDLTEWDESSSAAHHQNNNNNGGQNSSNSHHQQQQQQQQQQQHHGQSNYQQNRRSIAGSTVNERELYQYRNGNGKGPESRDEWEDVDRRRNENRRSDSRFNDSASVISNALLNHFAGVHRRPVSRNSNLLSATLCLVKELDYPSLEVVEHAVRCRIDELAE, encoded by the exons ATGGCGCGGCTTACGGAGGAAATGGTCATTGCACGGTCGAAGCAGTCCGATCTGGCCGCAATCAAGAAGCTGAACTGTTG GGGCAGCGAACTGAGCGACGTCTCCATCATCAGACGCATGCGTGGAGTGGAAGTGCTTGCCTTCAG TGTTAATCGAATCAGTACACTAGCGGATTTCGAAAACTGTATAAATCTACAGGAGTTGTACCTCAGGAAAAACAATCTGACCGACATCGACGAGCTGGTGTATCTGCAG aATCTTCCCAAACTGAAATTCCTTTGGCTGGAGGAGAACCCATTGGTCGAGCATGCCGGGCCGGGCTATCGGCAGATCGTGCTGCGCGCCCTGCCCAACCTCAAGAAGCTCGACAACGTAGACGTGTCGCCGGAGGAGGTGGCCGAAGCGATGCGGGCGCCGGTTGCCCAACCGCAACAGCGGCACGAGGTGTACGAGAATccttcaccgccaccgccggtgcagcatcagcaaacgtcgccacagcagcagcagcagcaacagtaccGTCAGCAGAGCCCCGTCATTGAG CAGATGAGCCCGGAAAATACGGAATCCGAGTGCATCAGCGATCCGGCCGATCGGGCATCGATCCCATCCTCACCGTTGCAG CGAAGCCCCCCGAACAGGGACTGCTATTCACCACCGTCCCAGGCACAGAATTCGCATGCTTCCTCGCACTACAACACGAACAATCACCGCGGTTCCTACCAGCAGTACGAT CGATCACCGGGCTCGGACCAGGACAGCCCGGTGTCGGGTTACCGAGAACGGGTCCCGATTGCACCCAGCATGTCAACGCACTCGATGAAG GAATACTATCAGTCGGATTATCAGCGCCAGAATCCTCCCGCCCACTACCGGCACAGCCAGATGGATCTAACCGAGTGGGACGAGTCTTCCTCGGCCGCACACCaccagaacaacaacaacaacggtggCCAGAATTCATCCAACAGtcatcatcagcaacagcagcaacagcagcagcagcagcaacatcacgGCCAGTCAAACTATCAGCAGAACCGTCGTAGCATCGCCGGAAGTACGGTGAACGAGCGGGAACTGTACCAGTACCGGAACGGCAATGGCAAGGGACCGGAATCGCGCGACGAATGGGAGGATGTTGATCGGCGAAGGAACGAAAACAG GAGATCCGACTCTCGGTTCAACGATAGTGCAAGTGTAATCTCCAACGCACTGCTGAATCACTTTGCCGGCGTTCATCGGAGGCCCGTCAGTAGG AACTCCAACCTACTGTCCGCCACCCTCTGCCTGGTGAAGGAGCTCGACTATCCGAGCCTCGAGGTGGTGGAGCACGCGGTACGATGTCGCATCGATGAGCTGGCCGAGTAG
- the LOC120949344 gene encoding protein kinase 4 isoform X3: MARLTEEMVIARSKQSDLAAIKKLNCWGSELSDVSIIRRMRGVEVLAFSVNRISTLADFENCINLQELYLRKNNLTDIDELVYLQNLPKLKFLWLEENPLVEHAGPGYRQIVLRALPNLKKLDNVDVSPEEVAEAMRAPVAQPQQRHEVYENPSPPPPVQHQQTSPQQQQQQQYRQQSPVIEQMSPENTESECISDPADRASIPSSPLQRSPPNRDCYSPPSQAQNSHASSHYNTNNHRGSYQQYDEYYQSDYQRQNPPAHYRHSQMDLTEWDESSSAAHHQNNNNNGGQNSSNSHHQQQQQQQQQQQHHGQSNYQQNRRSIAGSTVNERELYQYRNGNGKGPESRDEWEDVDRRRNENRRSDSRFNDSASVISNALLNHFAGVHRRPVSRNSNLLSATLCLVKELDYPSLEVVEHAVRCRIDELAE, translated from the exons ATGGCGCGGCTTACGGAGGAAATGGTCATTGCACGGTCGAAGCAGTCCGATCTGGCCGCAATCAAGAAGCTGAACTGTTG GGGCAGCGAACTGAGCGACGTCTCCATCATCAGACGCATGCGTGGAGTGGAAGTGCTTGCCTTCAG TGTTAATCGAATCAGTACACTAGCGGATTTCGAAAACTGTATAAATCTACAGGAGTTGTACCTCAGGAAAAACAATCTGACCGACATCGACGAGCTGGTGTATCTGCAG aATCTTCCCAAACTGAAATTCCTTTGGCTGGAGGAGAACCCATTGGTCGAGCATGCCGGGCCGGGCTATCGGCAGATCGTGCTGCGCGCCCTGCCCAACCTCAAGAAGCTCGACAACGTAGACGTGTCGCCGGAGGAGGTGGCCGAAGCGATGCGGGCGCCGGTTGCCCAACCGCAACAGCGGCACGAGGTGTACGAGAATccttcaccgccaccgccggtgcagcatcagcaaacgtcgccacagcagcagcagcagcaacagtaccGTCAGCAGAGCCCCGTCATTGAG CAGATGAGCCCGGAAAATACGGAATCCGAGTGCATCAGCGATCCGGCCGATCGGGCATCGATCCCATCCTCACCGTTGCAG CGAAGCCCCCCGAACAGGGACTGCTATTCACCACCGTCCCAGGCACAGAATTCGCATGCTTCCTCGCACTACAACACGAACAATCACCGCGGTTCCTACCAGCAGTACGAT GAATACTATCAGTCGGATTATCAGCGCCAGAATCCTCCCGCCCACTACCGGCACAGCCAGATGGATCTAACCGAGTGGGACGAGTCTTCCTCGGCCGCACACCaccagaacaacaacaacaacggtggCCAGAATTCATCCAACAGtcatcatcagcaacagcagcaacagcagcagcagcagcaacatcacgGCCAGTCAAACTATCAGCAGAACCGTCGTAGCATCGCCGGAAGTACGGTGAACGAGCGGGAACTGTACCAGTACCGGAACGGCAATGGCAAGGGACCGGAATCGCGCGACGAATGGGAGGATGTTGATCGGCGAAGGAACGAAAACAG GAGATCCGACTCTCGGTTCAACGATAGTGCAAGTGTAATCTCCAACGCACTGCTGAATCACTTTGCCGGCGTTCATCGGAGGCCCGTCAGTAGG AACTCCAACCTACTGTCCGCCACCCTCTGCCTGGTGAAGGAGCTCGACTATCCGAGCCTCGAGGTGGTGGAGCACGCGGTACGATGTCGCATCGATGAGCTGGCCGAGTAG
- the LOC120949344 gene encoding GATA zinc finger domain-containing protein 10 isoform X4, with product MARLTEEMVIARSKQSDLAAIKKLNCWGSELSDVSIIRRMRGVEVLAFSVNRISTLADFENCINLQELYLRKNNLTDIDELVYLQNLPKLKFLWLEENPLVEHAGPGYRQIVLRALPNLKKLDNVDVSPEEVAEAMRAPVAQPQQRHEVYENPSPPPPVQHQQTSPQQQQQQQYRQQSPVIEQMSPENTESECISDPADRASIPSSPLQRSPGSDQDSPVSGYRERVPIAPSMSTHSMKEYYQSDYQRQNPPAHYRHSQMDLTEWDESSSAAHHQNNNNNGGQNSSNSHHQQQQQQQQQQQHHGQSNYQQNRRSIAGSTVNERELYQYRNGNGKGPESRDEWEDVDRRRNENRRSDSRFNDSASVISNALLNHFAGVHRRPVSRNSNLLSATLCLVKELDYPSLEVVEHAVRCRIDELAE from the exons ATGGCGCGGCTTACGGAGGAAATGGTCATTGCACGGTCGAAGCAGTCCGATCTGGCCGCAATCAAGAAGCTGAACTGTTG GGGCAGCGAACTGAGCGACGTCTCCATCATCAGACGCATGCGTGGAGTGGAAGTGCTTGCCTTCAG TGTTAATCGAATCAGTACACTAGCGGATTTCGAAAACTGTATAAATCTACAGGAGTTGTACCTCAGGAAAAACAATCTGACCGACATCGACGAGCTGGTGTATCTGCAG aATCTTCCCAAACTGAAATTCCTTTGGCTGGAGGAGAACCCATTGGTCGAGCATGCCGGGCCGGGCTATCGGCAGATCGTGCTGCGCGCCCTGCCCAACCTCAAGAAGCTCGACAACGTAGACGTGTCGCCGGAGGAGGTGGCCGAAGCGATGCGGGCGCCGGTTGCCCAACCGCAACAGCGGCACGAGGTGTACGAGAATccttcaccgccaccgccggtgcagcatcagcaaacgtcgccacagcagcagcagcagcaacagtaccGTCAGCAGAGCCCCGTCATTGAG CAGATGAGCCCGGAAAATACGGAATCCGAGTGCATCAGCGATCCGGCCGATCGGGCATCGATCCCATCCTCACCGTTGCAG CGATCACCGGGCTCGGACCAGGACAGCCCGGTGTCGGGTTACCGAGAACGGGTCCCGATTGCACCCAGCATGTCAACGCACTCGATGAAG GAATACTATCAGTCGGATTATCAGCGCCAGAATCCTCCCGCCCACTACCGGCACAGCCAGATGGATCTAACCGAGTGGGACGAGTCTTCCTCGGCCGCACACCaccagaacaacaacaacaacggtggCCAGAATTCATCCAACAGtcatcatcagcaacagcagcaacagcagcagcagcagcaacatcacgGCCAGTCAAACTATCAGCAGAACCGTCGTAGCATCGCCGGAAGTACGGTGAACGAGCGGGAACTGTACCAGTACCGGAACGGCAATGGCAAGGGACCGGAATCGCGCGACGAATGGGAGGATGTTGATCGGCGAAGGAACGAAAACAG GAGATCCGACTCTCGGTTCAACGATAGTGCAAGTGTAATCTCCAACGCACTGCTGAATCACTTTGCCGGCGTTCATCGGAGGCCCGTCAGTAGG AACTCCAACCTACTGTCCGCCACCCTCTGCCTGGTGAAGGAGCTCGACTATCCGAGCCTCGAGGTGGTGGAGCACGCGGTACGATGTCGCATCGATGAGCTGGCCGAGTAG
- the LOC120949344 gene encoding sex-determining region Y protein isoform X6, whose amino-acid sequence MARLTEEMVIARSKQSDLAAIKKLNCWGSELSDVSIIRRMRGVEVLAFSVNRISTLADFENCINLQELYLRKNNLTDIDELVYLQNLPKLKFLWLEENPLVEHAGPGYRQIVLRALPNLKKLDNVDVSPEEVAEAMRAPVAQPQQRHEVYENPSPPPPVQHQQTSPQQQQQQQYRQQSPVIEEYYQSDYQRQNPPAHYRHSQMDLTEWDESSSAAHHQNNNNNGGQNSSNSHHQQQQQQQQQQQHHGQSNYQQNRRSIAGSTVNERELYQYRNGNGKGPESRDEWEDVDRRRNENRRSDSRFNDSASVISNALLNHFAGVHRRPVSRNSNLLSATLCLVKELDYPSLEVVEHAVRCRIDELAE is encoded by the exons ATGGCGCGGCTTACGGAGGAAATGGTCATTGCACGGTCGAAGCAGTCCGATCTGGCCGCAATCAAGAAGCTGAACTGTTG GGGCAGCGAACTGAGCGACGTCTCCATCATCAGACGCATGCGTGGAGTGGAAGTGCTTGCCTTCAG TGTTAATCGAATCAGTACACTAGCGGATTTCGAAAACTGTATAAATCTACAGGAGTTGTACCTCAGGAAAAACAATCTGACCGACATCGACGAGCTGGTGTATCTGCAG aATCTTCCCAAACTGAAATTCCTTTGGCTGGAGGAGAACCCATTGGTCGAGCATGCCGGGCCGGGCTATCGGCAGATCGTGCTGCGCGCCCTGCCCAACCTCAAGAAGCTCGACAACGTAGACGTGTCGCCGGAGGAGGTGGCCGAAGCGATGCGGGCGCCGGTTGCCCAACCGCAACAGCGGCACGAGGTGTACGAGAATccttcaccgccaccgccggtgcagcatcagcaaacgtcgccacagcagcagcagcagcaacagtaccGTCAGCAGAGCCCCGTCATTGAG GAATACTATCAGTCGGATTATCAGCGCCAGAATCCTCCCGCCCACTACCGGCACAGCCAGATGGATCTAACCGAGTGGGACGAGTCTTCCTCGGCCGCACACCaccagaacaacaacaacaacggtggCCAGAATTCATCCAACAGtcatcatcagcaacagcagcaacagcagcagcagcagcaacatcacgGCCAGTCAAACTATCAGCAGAACCGTCGTAGCATCGCCGGAAGTACGGTGAACGAGCGGGAACTGTACCAGTACCGGAACGGCAATGGCAAGGGACCGGAATCGCGCGACGAATGGGAGGATGTTGATCGGCGAAGGAACGAAAACAG GAGATCCGACTCTCGGTTCAACGATAGTGCAAGTGTAATCTCCAACGCACTGCTGAATCACTTTGCCGGCGTTCATCGGAGGCCCGTCAGTAGG AACTCCAACCTACTGTCCGCCACCCTCTGCCTGGTGAAGGAGCTCGACTATCCGAGCCTCGAGGTGGTGGAGCACGCGGTACGATGTCGCATCGATGAGCTGGCCGAGTAG
- the LOC120949344 gene encoding cilia- and flagella-associated protein 410 isoform X5 — MARLTEEMVIARSKQSDLAAIKKLNCWGSELSDVSIIRRMRGVEVLAFSVNRISTLADFENCINLQELYLRKNNLTDIDELVYLQNLPKLKFLWLEENPLVEHAGPGYRQIVLRALPNLKKLDNVDVSPEEVAEAMRAPVAQPQQRHEVYENPSPPPPVQHQQTSPQQQQQQQYRQQSPVIEQMSPENTESECISDPADRASIPSSPLQEYYQSDYQRQNPPAHYRHSQMDLTEWDESSSAAHHQNNNNNGGQNSSNSHHQQQQQQQQQQQHHGQSNYQQNRRSIAGSTVNERELYQYRNGNGKGPESRDEWEDVDRRRNENRRSDSRFNDSASVISNALLNHFAGVHRRPVSRNSNLLSATLCLVKELDYPSLEVVEHAVRCRIDELAE, encoded by the exons ATGGCGCGGCTTACGGAGGAAATGGTCATTGCACGGTCGAAGCAGTCCGATCTGGCCGCAATCAAGAAGCTGAACTGTTG GGGCAGCGAACTGAGCGACGTCTCCATCATCAGACGCATGCGTGGAGTGGAAGTGCTTGCCTTCAG TGTTAATCGAATCAGTACACTAGCGGATTTCGAAAACTGTATAAATCTACAGGAGTTGTACCTCAGGAAAAACAATCTGACCGACATCGACGAGCTGGTGTATCTGCAG aATCTTCCCAAACTGAAATTCCTTTGGCTGGAGGAGAACCCATTGGTCGAGCATGCCGGGCCGGGCTATCGGCAGATCGTGCTGCGCGCCCTGCCCAACCTCAAGAAGCTCGACAACGTAGACGTGTCGCCGGAGGAGGTGGCCGAAGCGATGCGGGCGCCGGTTGCCCAACCGCAACAGCGGCACGAGGTGTACGAGAATccttcaccgccaccgccggtgcagcatcagcaaacgtcgccacagcagcagcagcagcaacagtaccGTCAGCAGAGCCCCGTCATTGAG CAGATGAGCCCGGAAAATACGGAATCCGAGTGCATCAGCGATCCGGCCGATCGGGCATCGATCCCATCCTCACCGTTGCAG GAATACTATCAGTCGGATTATCAGCGCCAGAATCCTCCCGCCCACTACCGGCACAGCCAGATGGATCTAACCGAGTGGGACGAGTCTTCCTCGGCCGCACACCaccagaacaacaacaacaacggtggCCAGAATTCATCCAACAGtcatcatcagcaacagcagcaacagcagcagcagcagcaacatcacgGCCAGTCAAACTATCAGCAGAACCGTCGTAGCATCGCCGGAAGTACGGTGAACGAGCGGGAACTGTACCAGTACCGGAACGGCAATGGCAAGGGACCGGAATCGCGCGACGAATGGGAGGATGTTGATCGGCGAAGGAACGAAAACAG GAGATCCGACTCTCGGTTCAACGATAGTGCAAGTGTAATCTCCAACGCACTGCTGAATCACTTTGCCGGCGTTCATCGGAGGCCCGTCAGTAGG AACTCCAACCTACTGTCCGCCACCCTCTGCCTGGTGAAGGAGCTCGACTATCCGAGCCTCGAGGTGGTGGAGCACGCGGTACGATGTCGCATCGATGAGCTGGCCGAGTAG